A stretch of Aerococcaceae bacterium zg-252 DNA encodes these proteins:
- the rbfA gene encoding 30S ribosome-binding factor RbfA has translation MANYRHGRVRQEIMREVNRILMREIKDPRIEGVTITDVELTGDLQQATIFYSTLSDKAGARQKTQAGLEAVKGKVRSELGKAIQLYKVPELTFERDSSIDYGNRIDALLNQLNTSKAEEVEETEDTFEEE, from the coding sequence ATGGCAAATTATCGTCATGGACGTGTACGACAAGAAATTATGCGTGAAGTGAATCGTATTTTGATGCGAGAAATTAAAGACCCACGTATCGAAGGTGTGACGATTACTGATGTGGAGTTGACTGGCGATTTGCAACAAGCAACGATTTTTTACAGTACTCTATCCGATAAAGCTGGTGCTAGACAGAAAACGCAAGCAGGTTTAGAGGCTGTAAAAGGAAAAGTTCGCAGTGAATTAGGAAAAGCAATTCAATTATACAAAGTGCCAGAACTGACATTTGAACGTGATTCATCGATTGATTATGGAAATCGTATTGATGCGTTATTGAATCAATTGAATACATCAAAAGCAGAAGAAGTAGAAGAAACGGAAGACACATTCGAAGAAGAGTAA
- a CDS encoding glycosyltransferase → MRVLHIMSGFGGGISSFIQNKAIGLLDSDIIFDVATYDEVSPAFRNSIEQMGGTIYPLINPKKESWNAFVQSFDTIFHQHHYDVVHCHIVGYRAIAYYAIAKKYVSRFYIHAHDTRPMTQTGLKNHLLHWFNRRLNHYMSDVALGCGDLAIQSHYGLVNKNHAMVLTNSIEDERFLMDDDQRLTLRQALREQYHINDSTVVIGQVGRLEKVKNLSFTLNLARYIKEQDLPAKIFLVGNGALKESIQTTIEQEQLQSVIELLGRHNQIEQLLPLFDVLLLPSFAEGLPTIAVEGQALGVPILTSDNVTTEADFGLGMFQQLSLDEKMNAWYVALEALAHEPVPVLSRRLEVLKGVKFTEAASAELYQEFLLGEINHYHINPHS, encoded by the coding sequence ATGAGAGTATTGCATATTATGAGTGGTTTTGGTGGGGGGATTTCATCATTCATTCAAAATAAAGCGATTGGCTTACTAGATAGCGATATTATTTTTGATGTTGCCACTTATGATGAAGTGTCACCTGCATTTAGAAACAGTATTGAGCAAATGGGAGGGACGATTTATCCTTTAATCAATCCTAAAAAAGAATCTTGGAATGCTTTTGTGCAGTCTTTCGATACTATTTTTCATCAACATCACTATGATGTGGTGCATTGCCATATTGTAGGGTATCGTGCCATTGCGTATTATGCCATTGCTAAGAAATATGTGTCTCGCTTTTATATTCATGCACATGATACTCGTCCAATGACGCAAACTGGATTGAAAAATCACTTACTTCACTGGTTTAATCGTCGCTTAAATCATTACATGAGTGATGTGGCACTAGGTTGTGGAGATTTAGCTATTCAATCTCATTATGGTTTGGTCAACAAAAATCATGCTATGGTATTGACCAATAGTATTGAAGATGAGCGTTTCCTAATGGACGATGACCAACGCTTAACGCTGCGACAAGCATTGCGTGAGCAATATCACATCAATGATTCGACAGTGGTAATTGGTCAAGTAGGACGTTTAGAAAAAGTGAAAAATCTATCCTTTACCTTAAATTTAGCTCGTTATATTAAAGAGCAAGATTTACCAGCAAAAATTTTTCTAGTGGGTAATGGGGCATTAAAAGAATCTATTCAGACTACTATTGAACAAGAACAATTGCAGTCAGTTATTGAGTTGTTAGGACGGCACAATCAAATTGAGCAGCTCTTACCATTATTCGATGTTTTATTATTGCCGTCATTTGCTGAGGGATTACCAACGATTGCTGTTGAGGGACAGGCATTAGGTGTGCCAATTTTAACGAGTGATAATGTCACAACCGAAGCTGATTTTGGGTTGGGAATGTTTCAACAACTCTCACTCGATGAAAAAATGAATGCTTGGTATGTAGCACTTGAAGCACTAGCTCATGAACCTGTACCAGTATTGTCAAGACGCCTAGAAGTGTTAAAAGGTGTTAAATTTACCGAAGCAGCGTCAGCTGAATTATATCAAGAGTTTTTACTGGGCGAGATAAATCATTATCATATTAACCCACATAGTTAG
- a CDS encoding oligosaccharide flippase family protein, which yields MKHFLKRLLGFSMGPIFGAIISFIQVPILSYFLAEAEYGRASLFQTLMVTLPNYIYIGLDQAYTREYQQHKNKRELLQQAALLPMIVGLLLFILMLFFSGDLSLWLFDNREYYYIVWYGGIWVLSTILERFFLLAIRMEEKAFEFSSFSMLLKINVFLLSMFYILIGWRDFKVIVYGLIFGQLLGDLVLYVRYRNYFDVSDFKIDWSLIKQMLKFGLPIMVAVSLTNSLSAVDNIFLKQFRTLEEVAIYSVAAKVMMVIGVIKGSFTSFWVPTAYRWYEEKKEMRYFQYISEAVLFILTGVFFGLLLFKGVVVMLFAERYQNIQYILGLMAFPQIMYTLSETTNLGIVFSRKTHFNILVSIASFVPSVVLNYLLTPSFGYKGAAVASFAAYTMFYFSRTYFSNKMGFKFPQLKATLSILIMAFAALLNLLDLPFIELYTLLLGLVALVVQWSTVRKTLDIRKNSSQWDFT from the coding sequence ATGAAACATTTTTTAAAACGCTTATTAGGTTTCAGCATGGGACCGATATTTGGTGCGATTATTTCATTTATCCAAGTGCCAATATTAAGTTATTTTTTAGCTGAAGCAGAATATGGTCGTGCGAGTTTATTTCAAACCTTAATGGTGACTTTACCGAATTATATTTACATCGGTTTGGATCAAGCCTATACACGTGAGTATCAGCAACATAAAAATAAACGTGAATTGTTACAACAAGCTGCGTTATTACCGATGATTGTGGGGCTATTATTATTCATTCTGATGTTATTTTTCAGTGGTGATTTATCTTTATGGTTATTTGATAATCGTGAGTATTATTATATTGTTTGGTACGGTGGTATTTGGGTATTATCGACGATTTTGGAACGCTTTTTCTTATTAGCCATTCGTATGGAAGAAAAAGCCTTTGAGTTTTCTTCTTTTTCCATGTTGTTAAAAATAAATGTTTTCCTACTATCCATGTTTTACATTTTAATCGGTTGGCGTGACTTTAAAGTCATTGTCTATGGTCTGATTTTCGGACAATTATTAGGTGATTTAGTTTTATATGTCCGTTACCGTAATTATTTTGATGTTTCAGATTTTAAAATTGATTGGTCATTAATCAAGCAAATGTTAAAATTTGGATTACCGATTATGGTGGCAGTTTCTTTAACTAATTCACTTTCTGCTGTCGATAATATTTTCTTAAAGCAATTTCGGACTTTGGAAGAAGTCGCTATTTATTCAGTGGCTGCTAAAGTGATGATGGTAATCGGTGTAATTAAAGGTTCCTTTACTAGTTTTTGGGTACCGACTGCTTACCGTTGGTATGAAGAAAAGAAAGAAATGCGATATTTTCAGTATATTAGTGAGGCAGTGCTCTTTATATTAACAGGTGTATTTTTTGGATTATTATTATTTAAAGGTGTTGTTGTGATGTTATTTGCAGAACGCTATCAAAATATCCAATATATTCTTGGCTTAATGGCATTTCCGCAAATTATGTATACTTTATCGGAAACTACCAATTTAGGCATTGTATTTTCACGGAAAACACATTTTAATATTTTAGTAAGTATTGCGTCTTTTGTTCCGAGTGTGGTATTGAACTATTTATTGACACCTAGCTTTGGTTATAAGGGGGCAGCCGTAGCATCGTTTGCTGCCTATACGATGTTCTATTTTTCAAGAACTTATTTCTCGAATAAAATGGGGTTTAAGTTTCCACAATTAAAGGCAACATTATCTATTTTAATTATGGCATTTGCAGCTTTATTGAATTTACTGGATTTACCGTTTATTGAACTCTATACTTTATTATTAGGTTTAGTGGCTCTAGTCGTTCAATGGAGTACCGTTCGAAAAACATTGGATATACGAAAAAATAGCTCACAATGGGACTTTACTTAA
- a CDS encoding O-antigen ligase family protein: protein MFYYLLMLVMSVFLGTKLFAIPTPVAQLTLYRLLVFMVPLILAQQYFRKQDSVKLLAKSDATRAWLMYLFWWFIGVVSVIWVKDIKLWFQAVFLLSIGVFVITALYLWLNKLEDWYRIIYGVWVMMCFQILWGYYEIITGNYLFADLAKLDKYRTFNSQPMTRIPITYFANQNDYATFLLASLSIMLICYHRAQNIWLRLTILLSGVASSYLIYRSGSRMALLMLGVFIILLVLFQFKITFNRKIITTGLITGIVGLITIFIIKPALWHKLLTMLLSTQSGAITGDSARVNLYKNGLIFIGETFGRGVGAGNVEYWMGNFTYYSVGSLVNIHNWWLEILVGYGIFVFASYLVVYILLIRRLFIMTKYSSQREQYTARALLIFMLIFIFSSITSASNMLIEWHWCIFALLISYIKIHESINRNRV from the coding sequence ATGTTTTATTATTTATTAATGCTTGTAATGAGTGTTTTTTTAGGAACAAAATTATTTGCGATTCCGACACCTGTTGCTCAATTAACACTTTATCGATTGTTAGTTTTTATGGTTCCGTTAATTTTAGCACAGCAATATTTTCGTAAACAAGATTCGGTTAAGCTATTAGCTAAATCGGATGCAACACGTGCGTGGTTGATGTACTTATTTTGGTGGTTTATAGGTGTCGTTTCTGTTATTTGGGTTAAAGACATAAAACTTTGGTTCCAAGCTGTATTTTTATTAAGTATCGGTGTATTCGTTATTACGGCATTGTATCTATGGTTAAATAAATTAGAAGATTGGTACCGGATTATTTATGGTGTCTGGGTGATGATGTGCTTTCAAATTTTATGGGGATACTATGAAATTATTACCGGAAATTATTTATTTGCTGATTTGGCAAAATTAGATAAATACCGAACCTTTAATTCGCAACCGATGACACGGATTCCGATTACTTATTTTGCAAATCAAAATGATTATGCAACGTTTTTATTAGCGAGTTTGTCCATTATGTTAATTTGTTATCATCGTGCTCAAAATATATGGCTACGCTTGACTATTTTATTGAGTGGTGTGGCGAGTAGTTATTTAATTTATCGTTCAGGTTCTCGTATGGCGTTATTGATGCTAGGAGTTTTTATTATTTTATTAGTCCTATTTCAGTTTAAAATTACTTTTAACCGAAAAATTATCACAACTGGATTGATTACTGGAATAGTTGGGCTAATTACAATATTTATTATCAAACCAGCTTTATGGCATAAACTATTGACAATGTTATTATCAACGCAATCTGGTGCGATTACCGGTGACAGTGCTCGAGTTAATTTATATAAAAATGGCTTAATTTTTATTGGTGAAACATTCGGTCGAGGTGTTGGAGCAGGTAATGTGGAATATTGGATGGGGAACTTTACGTATTATTCAGTAGGTAGTTTAGTCAATATTCACAATTGGTGGCTTGAAATATTGGTGGGCTACGGCATTTTCGTATTTGCTAGCTATTTAGTCGTGTATATTTTATTAATACGACGCTTGTTTATTATGACAAAATATAGTTCACAGCGAGAGCAATATACAGCTCGTGCCTTGTTAATTTTCATGCTAATTTTTATTTTTTCAAGTATTACGAGTGCATCGAATATGTTGATTGAGTGGCATTGGTGTATATTTGCCTTATTAATTAGCTATATTAAAATACACGAGTCAATTAATAGAAATAGAGTATGA
- a CDS encoding glycosyltransferase family 2 protein, with translation MNEQLVSIITPVYNAERFLEAMIESIVNQTYQEWELILVDDKSQDDSVQIMEKWQEIDSRIRYIELEENSGAAVARNRGMAAARGRWIAFIDSDDFWTPDKLSFQLSFMQMTKAAFTYTDFALVDENGNVIKPQVYVPDRLDYNGLLKNTAIACSTVIIDQSVVGPFRMPLVRKGQDTATWLMLMREHGITAYAVPKVLNYYRQVQGSVSSNRVAALKRTWHTYRYLEQLPLPKAMYYFASYVLNAIKRRL, from the coding sequence ATGAATGAACAATTGGTATCGATTATTACGCCAGTCTACAATGCTGAGCGTTTTCTCGAAGCAATGATTGAAAGTATTGTGAATCAAACCTATCAAGAATGGGAATTAATCTTAGTTGATGATAAGAGCCAAGATGATAGTGTTCAAATTATGGAAAAATGGCAAGAAATAGATAGTCGTATTCGCTACATTGAATTGGAGGAAAATAGTGGGGCTGCAGTTGCACGAAATCGTGGTATGGCAGCTGCTAGAGGTCGCTGGATTGCTTTTATTGATAGTGATGATTTTTGGACGCCAGATAAATTATCATTTCAACTCTCTTTTATGCAAATGACGAAAGCTGCTTTTACTTATACGGATTTTGCATTAGTTGACGAAAATGGCAATGTCATTAAGCCGCAAGTCTATGTACCTGACCGTTTGGATTATAATGGATTGCTAAAAAACACTGCGATAGCCTGTTCGACAGTAATTATCGACCAATCGGTTGTTGGGCCATTTCGTATGCCGTTAGTACGCAAAGGACAGGATACTGCAACTTGGTTAATGCTAATGCGTGAACATGGTATTACCGCTTATGCTGTTCCTAAAGTATTAAATTACTATCGTCAAGTGCAAGGTTCAGTGTCAAGTAATCGTGTGGCAGCATTAAAACGCACATGGCATACTTATCGTTATTTGGAACAATTACCATTACCTAAAGCGATGTATTACTTTGCATCGTATGTCCTAAATGCGATAAAAAGACGCTTATAA
- the alaS gene encoding alanine--tRNA ligase — MKKLTSAQIRQMYLDFFSEKGHEIRPSVSLIPVNDPTLLWINSGVATLKRYFDGTEIPENPRIANSQKCIRTNDIENVGYTARHHTLFEMLGNWSIGDYFKHEAIAMAWEFLTSERWMAFDPEKLYVTYYPEDTETPEIWKQQSNFIADHLVPVADNFWDIGAGPCGPDTEIFYDRGEAYSNLAEDDPENYPGGENERWLEIWNLVFSEFNHLPDDTYEPLPNQNVDTGMGLERMASILQDAPTNFETDLFIPIIESIQALTNGIEYATAGDKKVSFKVIADHIRAVSFAISDGALPSNEGRGYIIRRLIRRSVMHGRKLGITRTFLSELVPVIVDIMGAYYQELSQNVAFVQKVILNEEERFHETIEEGEKHLLSLLEQAKVENVNHVSGSQAFQLYDTFGFPLELTEEMASEQGFTVDKDGFEVEMQAQRDRARAARTREESMNVQTDVFHHITSDFEFVGHELLSTNATIKAIVLDNERVERVPANSQAWVIFNRSPFYAEMGGQIADTGLIFDGEEILAEVQNVKKAPNGQFMHLVRTKELPLSVEQSYTLAVNRQDRIRTNQNHTATHLLHKALKSVLGEHANQAGSYVGPDRLRFDFSHFGKVTDEELVAIEQKVNALIQEAIDVDIQEMPIDDAKAMGAMALFGEKYGDVVRVVNIGYQSIELCGGTHVSNTQEIGTFKLLSESGIGAGIRRIEAVTGAQAIAYYQSQEQLLKQIQEQLKVAQTDQLLHRIEQLQVELKESLQKVESLNAKMLLQDAENLFRDVVMLDNVKVVKTVLQGQDMDSMRQLGDVWRQKAVSDILVLVSTVAEDKVNLMVFVADEAVKNGIKAGDLIKPLAKVIGGGGGGRPQMAQAGGKLASEVPTLLDQAGDIIASVIG; from the coding sequence ATGAAAAAATTAACGAGTGCTCAAATTCGTCAAATGTATTTAGATTTCTTTAGTGAAAAAGGTCATGAAATTAGACCGAGTGTGTCATTAATTCCAGTTAATGACCCGACTTTATTATGGATTAACTCAGGTGTTGCGACTTTAAAACGTTATTTTGACGGAACAGAAATTCCTGAAAATCCAAGAATCGCTAACTCACAAAAATGTATCCGTACAAATGATATTGAAAACGTAGGATATACTGCTCGTCACCATACCTTATTTGAAATGTTAGGAAATTGGTCAATTGGTGATTACTTTAAACATGAAGCAATCGCTATGGCATGGGAATTTTTAACAAGTGAACGTTGGATGGCATTTGACCCAGAAAAATTATATGTCACTTACTATCCAGAAGATACAGAAACTCCTGAAATTTGGAAACAACAATCTAATTTCATCGCTGACCATTTAGTGCCAGTGGCAGACAACTTTTGGGATATTGGGGCTGGTCCATGTGGTCCAGATACAGAAATTTTCTATGACCGTGGTGAAGCATATAGTAATTTAGCTGAAGATGACCCAGAAAATTATCCTGGTGGCGAAAATGAACGTTGGTTGGAAATTTGGAACTTAGTATTTTCTGAATTTAACCATTTACCAGATGATACTTATGAACCATTACCGAATCAAAACGTCGATACGGGTATGGGATTAGAGCGTATGGCATCTATTTTACAAGATGCACCGACAAACTTTGAGACAGACTTATTTATTCCAATTATTGAATCAATTCAAGCCTTAACAAATGGGATTGAATATGCTACTGCTGGGGATAAGAAAGTAAGTTTTAAAGTGATTGCTGACCATATTCGTGCTGTATCTTTTGCGATTAGTGACGGAGCATTACCGTCAAATGAGGGTCGTGGCTATATTATTCGTCGCTTAATTCGTCGCAGTGTGATGCATGGACGTAAATTAGGTATTACTCGCACATTCTTATCAGAATTAGTTCCAGTTATCGTAGATATTATGGGTGCGTACTATCAAGAATTAAGTCAAAATGTCGCATTTGTTCAAAAAGTGATTTTAAATGAAGAAGAACGTTTCCACGAAACAATTGAAGAGGGCGAAAAACATTTATTATCATTATTGGAGCAAGCAAAAGTGGAAAATGTGAATCATGTGAGCGGTTCGCAAGCATTCCAATTGTATGATACATTTGGTTTCCCATTAGAATTGACGGAAGAAATGGCAAGTGAACAAGGCTTTACTGTTGATAAAGACGGATTTGAAGTGGAAATGCAAGCACAACGTGACCGTGCTAGAGCAGCTCGTACACGTGAAGAAAGCATGAATGTCCAAACTGATGTGTTTCATCATATTACATCTGACTTTGAATTTGTGGGACATGAATTATTGTCAACGAATGCAACGATTAAAGCTATTGTATTAGATAATGAACGAGTTGAGCGTGTTCCAGCTAATTCTCAAGCATGGGTTATTTTCAATCGCAGTCCATTCTATGCTGAAATGGGTGGTCAGATTGCTGATACCGGTCTTATCTTTGACGGTGAAGAAATTTTAGCTGAAGTACAAAATGTTAAAAAAGCACCAAATGGTCAATTTATGCACCTAGTTCGTACAAAAGAATTACCATTGTCGGTGGAACAATCGTATACTTTAGCCGTTAATCGTCAAGACCGTATTCGCACGAACCAAAACCATACGGCGACACACTTATTGCATAAAGCATTAAAATCAGTGTTAGGTGAACATGCAAATCAAGCTGGTTCTTATGTTGGACCAGACCGTCTACGTTTTGACTTCTCTCATTTTGGTAAAGTAACAGATGAAGAATTAGTAGCGATTGAACAAAAAGTGAATGCATTGATTCAAGAAGCGATTGATGTAGATATTCAAGAAATGCCGATTGATGATGCGAAAGCAATGGGTGCAATGGCACTCTTCGGTGAAAAATATGGCGATGTAGTGCGTGTTGTTAATATTGGTTATCAATCAATTGAATTATGTGGTGGAACACATGTTTCAAATACACAAGAAATCGGTACATTTAAACTGTTATCAGAGTCAGGTATCGGGGCTGGTATTCGCCGTATTGAAGCTGTTACAGGAGCACAAGCGATTGCTTATTATCAATCACAAGAGCAATTATTGAAACAAATTCAAGAGCAATTAAAAGTAGCTCAAACAGACCAATTATTGCACCGTATTGAGCAATTACAAGTGGAATTAAAAGAATCACTTCAAAAAGTAGAATCATTAAATGCGAAGATGTTATTACAAGATGCTGAAAATCTCTTTAGAGATGTGGTAATGTTGGATAATGTCAAAGTAGTTAAAACAGTTCTACAAGGTCAAGATATGGATTCAATGCGTCAATTAGGTGATGTATGGCGTCAAAAAGCTGTATCAGACATTTTAGTGCTTGTTTCAACGGTTGCTGAAGATAAAGTGAATTTAATGGTATTTGTTGCTGATGAGGCAGTGAAAAATGGCATTAAAGCTGGTGATTTAATTAAACCATTAGCAAAAGTTATCGGTGGTGGCGGTGGTGGCCGACCACAAATGGCTCAAGCTGGAGGTAAGTTAGCATCTGAAGTCCCGACATTATTAGACCAAGCTGGCGACATTATCGCGAGTGTTATCGGCTAA
- a CDS encoding IreB family regulatory phosphoprotein encodes MQSLDETIMFKLDDLNKKTVRETLELVFAALEEKGYDPINQIVGYLLSGDPAYIPRHQDARNLIRRHERDEILEKVLTYFLTHQDSE; translated from the coding sequence ATGCAATCACTAGACGAAACAATTATGTTTAAACTAGATGATTTAAATAAAAAGACAGTTCGTGAAACGCTTGAATTAGTATTTGCAGCGTTAGAAGAAAAAGGCTATGATCCAATTAATCAAATTGTCGGTTATTTATTATCAGGAGATCCAGCATATATTCCACGTCATCAAGATGCACGTAATTTAATTCGTCGTCATGAACGTGATGAAATCTTAGAAAAAGTGTTAACTTATTTCTTAACTCATCAAGATAGTGAATAA
- the ruvX gene encoding Holliday junction resolvase RuvX, with protein MSQYKRIMGLDVGSHTVGVAVSDLLGWTAQGVETIRIDEAQGNFGFERLCTLIDEYAVSTVVIGLPKNMNNTIGPRAEASQAYGDKLLALKPELTIVYQDERLTTSQAERMLINEGNVSRKKRKQVIDKLAAVIILQHYLDANNR; from the coding sequence ATGAGTCAATATAAACGAATAATGGGCTTAGATGTGGGCAGCCATACCGTAGGTGTTGCAGTCAGTGACTTACTCGGTTGGACAGCTCAAGGTGTTGAAACCATTCGCATTGATGAAGCACAAGGAAATTTCGGCTTTGAGCGTTTATGTACACTAATTGATGAATATGCTGTTAGTACAGTAGTCATAGGGTTACCTAAAAATATGAATAATACGATTGGCCCACGTGCCGAAGCAAGCCAAGCTTATGGCGACAAATTATTAGCCTTAAAGCCAGAGTTAACAATTGTCTATCAAGATGAGCGTTTAACAACATCACAGGCTGAACGCATGTTAATCAATGAGGGAAATGTGTCACGTAAAAAACGCAAACAAGTCATTGATAAATTGGCAGCTGTTATTATTTTGCAGCACTATCTCGATGCGAATAATCGCTAA